Below is a genomic region from Dehalogenimonas sp. THU2.
CGGGTGTGATCATATTGTTGGCGCTGCTCTGGTCAAGCCACATCAAGACGCGGTACCTCAATATCCTGATCTTCATCAGCATCGTCATCGTTTCGATCCTGATAAGCTGGGCTATCTTGGGTAATCTCAAGGGATTGCCTCTCACGATCATCGATTGGGCGCAGTTGATCTCGCCCGGTGTATCCGGAATACTTATCGCGCTGGGCATATTCACGCTGCCGCGTTCACGTTTGAGGGCATACCAGATATTCCGCTGGGCGATACTGGTTTCCATCTTCCTGACCCAGGTGCTGTCCTTCTACGAGCAACAGCTATTTGCTGTGCTCGGCCTTGTTCTGGATGTCCTGATTCTGGTGGCATTGCGTTATATGATCGCGCACGAGCATATCAGGAGAGAGAAGCGGGAAAGCGGCTCACTTTCAACCGGAATGAAAGTTAACCCTGACTGACCGGCCATAGTCCGGTAAAGGGCGACAGTGCCAGGAAAAAGAGCAGGTGGGCTGCTAAAAATATGCCGATGCCCCAATAGACCAGTTTCAGGCGTTTTTTGGTTTGTAGGCGGATGTCCTCTGGTATGTCTTCGTCGGTGAGAGCTTGGATCTCAACCGGTGGCGGTTCTTCGATAAGCTCGGTATCGGGCAAGATCTCTGCTTCGATGACCTCAGCCTGAGTTTCAAGCGTTAAATCCTCGATGTCAATGGCATCGGCTGAAGCCTGGATTTGGGTTGCCAAAAACTGAGCCGACGGCCGGCGCGCCCATTCCAGCGCCTTTTCCATGAATACCGCGATTCCCACCACTATTCCGCCAACGATTGGGACGAAATAGAAGATATAGGTGATGCGATCGGTGATATAGCCGATGACGATCCAGACGATCAGCGTGGCGAAGATCCAGGCGGCGGCGAAGAAAGCCGTTTCGTGTTTGCGCCTGATGCCCAGCCAGGCGGTCCAGATGAAGACCGGTATCGTCAGTGCCCAGACGGTGGGGTTGACCGCGCTGATATACTGCGGACTCCACCAGAAAGGCATCACCTGGTACCCCAGTACCCATTGCCACGGGTGGACGGCGGAGGGATGGGTAGAGTTTTCGAACGTAATCGTGGTCGGGACACTGACAAGGGTGGCGGCGCGTTCCAGTGGATTGGACCATTCTCCGGTGAGGATGAATTCCAGCCCCGGTATCAGGAGCAGCACACCGACATAGGCGGCCAGGCCGGAAGCAGCCAGTGTCAGGGCGCGGTCCCGGCGGAAGAAAAGCCAGTGCAATCCGATGGCCGTGACACCGAAGATGGCGGTGAGCTTACACAGGGCGGCCAGCGCCAGCAGGGCGACCGCGGCGGGGTATTTACGGGCGAGGTAAGCCCAGAAACCGCCCAGCATGAGCGCTACGGTGAAGATATCCAGCATGGCTACGCTGGCCATTAGATAGATCGAATTCTCGAAAGCGACCATGGCTGTCGCTACGTTGGTGACCAGATTGGAAAACTTCAACTCACGGCAGATGAGGTAGAAGAAGAAGATGGTGATAAGGCCGAAAACCGCCGGCATGATTCGCCAGCCAAAAGGGTTATCGCCAAAGATCTGCATCCCGGCGGTGATAAACAATTTTGCCAGCGGCGGGTGTTCCGCCTGTTGGAGTTCTCCTTGCTGGAGATATTCCCGCCCCGCCTCTACATAATAGGCTTCATCGAGTACCATCTCGTTTGGGAACCACAGGAGCCCCAGATGCGATATGAAGGAAACGACCAGGATAATAGCCAGCCACGCGTGAGGCCAGCGACGGAAACGGGCGAATTTTTCTTTGAATTTACTCATGCGATACCGATATATAGTCATAACGACGGGAGGGGTGTCAATGTTAGCTTTCGGGCGGGCTGACAGGGAGAGAAACGGCTGTGGGACGAATACTACCCGTATTACCAATACCACCAAACCCAATAACTATTTTCAAACGGCGCGGTCCAGCAGCAGCCGCCACCAGAAGATGCGCCAGAGGCTGGTGCCGGTTTTTAGGTCTGCATTCAGTCCCGCGGTGATTCTCCTGAAGAGTATCATTACTGCCAGACCGGCGAAGCCCCATATCACCGGACGAGGTTCGCCCAGTAGCCAGGCGACGATAGGCAGCAGGATAAATGTCAGCGCCACGGCCACAGGCAGGGCATTGCTCTGGCCGGCGCCGAGCCTGAAAGTTTGTTCCATGGATATGCCTTTCTGCCGTAGTGCTCTGACCAGCTTGCCGACCAGAGCCAACACTACCGGAATGAGCGCGATAGCCGCCGGCGTGACCGCCAGAGCCAGGGCGGCACCAAAGGCGGTGGTATTGCCCTTTTCACCGTTGAAGCGCCGGAATACCGTCCACATCTGACCGGCGGTCGCGGCCAAAGCGCAGAAAACGACGATCGCGATGTCGAAATCCAGCCACCCCGCCATCCAGACCGCCAGAGCCCCTTTGCCGACGTCGATGGCGATAGCGATCAAACCCCATTGCGCCCCGGCCTTCTGCCAAAGTGCGATATGGAGGTCACCGACTGGTTCGATGCGGTGCAGCCTAGCCAGAATGAGCAGATGCGGGAAAGCGCCGATGAAATAGGCGGCGACGACGATGGCGATGCCGTTCAACAAGGGTCACCTCCGGTGCAGGATAACGGGGTTCGAAACTCCGCCGATGATTAAACAGTCAATATTAGCACGTACCGGGAAAACCTTCATAAAAGTGTTAAAAATAGTTCTTTACATTGAACGATGATTCAAGATATTATATCTCCAATACCTAGTCACCGCCCCCCGAAAATTTACCAGGAGGGAATTCAGATGACCGTTAAGGTAGT
It encodes:
- a CDS encoding glycerol-3-phosphate acyltransferase; this translates as MLNGIAIVVAAYFIGAFPHLLILARLHRIEPVGDLHIALWQKAGAQWGLIAIAIDVGKGALAVWMAGWLDFDIAIVVFCALAATAGQMWTVFRRFNGEKGNTTAFGAALALAVTPAAIALIPVVLALVGKLVRALRQKGISMEQTFRLGAGQSNALPVAVALTFILLPIVAWLLGEPRPVIWGFAGLAVMILFRRITAGLNADLKTGTSLWRIFWWRLLLDRAV
- a CDS encoding glycosyltransferase family 39 protein gives rise to the protein MSKFKEKFARFRRWPHAWLAIILVVSFISHLGLLWFPNEMVLDEAYYVEAGREYLQQGELQQAEHPPLAKLFITAGMQIFGDNPFGWRIMPAVFGLITIFFFYLICRELKFSNLVTNVATAMVAFENSIYLMASVAMLDIFTVALMLGGFWAYLARKYPAAVALLALAALCKLTAIFGVTAIGLHWLFFRRDRALTLAASGLAAYVGVLLLIPGLEFILTGEWSNPLERAATLVSVPTTITFENSTHPSAVHPWQWVLGYQVMPFWWSPQYISAVNPTVWALTIPVFIWTAWLGIRRKHETAFFAAAWIFATLIVWIVIGYITDRITYIFYFVPIVGGIVVGIAVFMEKALEWARRPSAQFLATQIQASADAIDIEDLTLETQAEVIEAEILPDTELIEEPPPVEIQALTDEDIPEDIRLQTKKRLKLVYWGIGIFLAAHLLFFLALSPFTGLWPVSQG